Proteins encoded within one genomic window of Uloborus diversus isolate 005 unplaced genomic scaffold, Udiv.v.3.1 scaffold_1239, whole genome shotgun sequence:
- the LOC129232531 gene encoding proton-associated sugar transporter A-like gives MAGLGAGLGYVIGAIEWDVPVFGNILEGQVIVVFAIITVVFLVFLVTSLCVFPELPLSVFKNPETHKEYKERYSDTPVQYDTEMNNVGKTQKETIMFSQVDAIAERNGDCLGAVDSITSIEEGLPPSSEDISLTQHLKSIVRMPKALFRLCLVNFFTWMTSVSYCLYFTDFMGEYVFGGDPHAPQNSPEYILFKDGVRFGCWGMAFSSLFCAIYSLFIGKLIKEF, from the exons ATGGCTGGTCTCGGGGCTGGTTTAGGTTACGTCATAGGAGCAATTGAGTGGGATGTCCCTGTGTTTGGAAATATTCTGGAAGGACAAGTAATCGTCGTGTTCGCTATCATCACCGTTGTTTTCCTCGTTTTCCTGGTTACATCACTATGTGTCTTTCCCGAATTACCACTTTCGGTCTTTAAAAATCCAGAAACTCATAAAGAATATAAAGAGAGATATTCGGACACTCCAGTACAATATGACACCGAAATGAATAACGTAGGCAAAACTCAAAAAGAAACGATCATGTTCTCTCAAGTGGATGCAATAGCAGAAAGGAATGGTGATTGTCTTGGAGCAGTTGATTCAATAACAA gTATAGAGGAAGGGTTGCCACCAAGCTCCGAGGACATCTCCCTGACACAACATTTGAAATCGATAGTACGAATGCCAAAAGCACTTTTCCGTCTATGTTTGGTGAATTTCTTCACGTGGATGACTTCTGTGTCATATTGCTTGTATTTCACCGATTTTATGGGCGAATATGTTTTCGGCGGCGATCCCCACGCGCCACAGAATTCTCCCGAGTACATACTTTTCAAGGATGGTGTTCGTTTCGGCTGTTGGGGGATGGCGTTTTCGTCCCTCTTCTGTGCCATCTATTCTCTCTTCATTGGAAAGCTTATCAAAGAGTTTG